One Halostella salina genomic region harbors:
- a CDS encoding MTH865 family protein, producing MADESELRQQMIDAFEGADYPISSPMDLVPALPDGPGTKFESGDFSMTAMELNTKLPGGDFPYDSPEAFVDDVIEQLKDQDYL from the coding sequence ATGGCAGACGAATCCGAACTCCGCCAGCAGATGATCGACGCGTTCGAAGGCGCTGACTACCCCATCTCCAGCCCGATGGACCTCGTCCCCGCGCTCCCCGACGGCCCCGGGACGAAGTTCGAGTCCGGCGACTTCTCGATGACGGCGATGGAGCTGAACACGAAACTCCCCGGCGGCGACTTCCCCTACGACTCGCCGGAGGCGTTCGTCGACGACGTCATCGAGCAGCTCAAGGACCAGGACTACCTGTAG
- a CDS encoding SDR family NAD(P)-dependent oxidoreductase, with the protein MDLGLDGRTALVTGGAGRIGSVDCEVLAREGAEVAVVDVDGDSAEVVAEGIRDDGGDAFAVEADLTDRDEVTAAVETVRDRTGGVDVLVNNAGIVDTVARVGDFDDEAWDRDLEVNLTSAYNVTTEVFPEMCDRGWGRVINMASIAGTGGNFAQLSYATTKAGMTGFGKTLALEGAKHGVTSNVLAPSIVVGALADLSPEELEAFEPQYERVRQATPMQELGREEDVANLVAYLASDLAGYVTGQVIGVTGGADLFAY; encoded by the coding sequence ATGGATCTCGGACTGGACGGACGAACGGCACTGGTGACCGGCGGTGCCGGCCGGATCGGAAGCGTCGACTGCGAAGTGCTCGCCCGCGAGGGCGCGGAAGTCGCCGTCGTCGACGTGGACGGCGACTCGGCGGAGGTCGTCGCCGAGGGGATCCGCGACGACGGCGGCGACGCGTTCGCCGTCGAGGCCGACCTGACGGACCGCGACGAGGTGACTGCCGCGGTCGAGACGGTCCGCGACCGCACCGGCGGCGTCGACGTGCTGGTGAACAACGCGGGCATCGTCGACACCGTCGCCCGCGTCGGCGACTTCGACGACGAGGCGTGGGACCGCGACCTCGAAGTGAACCTCACCAGCGCGTACAACGTGACGACGGAGGTGTTCCCCGAGATGTGCGACCGCGGCTGGGGCCGGGTGATCAACATGGCGAGCATCGCCGGCACCGGCGGCAACTTCGCCCAGCTGTCGTACGCGACGACGAAGGCCGGGATGACCGGTTTCGGCAAGACGCTGGCGCTCGAGGGGGCGAAACACGGCGTCACGTCGAACGTGCTCGCGCCGAGCATCGTCGTCGGCGCGCTGGCCGACCTCTCGCCGGAGGAACTGGAGGCGTTCGAGCCGCAGTACGAGCGCGTCCGGCAGGCGACGCCGATGCAGGAACTTGGCCGCGAGGAGGACGTGGCGAACCTCGTCGCCTATCTCGCCAGCGACCTGGCGGGCTACGTGACGGGGCAGGTGATCGGCGTCACCGGCGGTGCCGACCTGTTCGCCTACTGA
- a CDS encoding enoyl-CoA hydratase/isomerase family protein, whose translation MNGAVELDYDDGVATVTVDQPGTSNALTEDVARGLIDAVDDVEASDARCLVVEGAGETFSAGGDVNMMIEGLAGDVTTAEKVRIVIELTGRAVARVAECPLPTVAKVDGAAFGAGANLAIACDLQVASESSTVSFGFRNVGLAVDSGTSYLLPRLVGENVAKELVFTGERLDAAEAEDLGILNHVYPDDEFDERADELVDRIASGPTVALRASKRLLNRGSERSLREAVECEADAQGAVFESVDHREGAEAFMEGRAPEFEGR comes from the coding sequence GTGAACGGCGCGGTCGAACTCGACTACGACGACGGCGTCGCCACGGTCACGGTCGACCAGCCGGGCACCAGCAACGCGCTCACCGAGGACGTTGCCCGCGGCCTGATCGACGCGGTCGACGACGTGGAGGCGAGCGACGCCCGCTGTCTCGTCGTCGAGGGAGCCGGCGAGACGTTCTCGGCGGGCGGCGACGTGAACATGATGATCGAGGGGCTGGCCGGCGACGTGACGACCGCCGAGAAGGTCCGGATCGTGATCGAGCTGACGGGCCGAGCGGTCGCCCGCGTCGCGGAGTGTCCGCTGCCGACGGTGGCGAAGGTCGACGGCGCGGCGTTCGGCGCGGGCGCAAACCTCGCCATCGCCTGCGACCTGCAGGTCGCCAGCGAGTCCTCGACGGTCAGCTTCGGCTTCCGAAACGTCGGGCTCGCTGTCGACTCGGGCACCTCCTACCTCCTCCCGCGGCTGGTCGGCGAGAACGTCGCCAAGGAACTGGTGTTCACCGGCGAGCGCCTCGACGCGGCCGAGGCCGAGGACCTGGGGATCCTCAACCACGTCTACCCCGACGACGAGTTCGACGAGCGTGCGGACGAACTCGTCGACCGGATCGCCTCGGGACCGACCGTCGCCCTGCGGGCGTCGAAGCGCCTGCTGAACCGCGGTTCCGAGCGGTCGCTCCGCGAAGCGGTCGAGTGCGAGGCCGACGCGCAGGGCGCGGTGTTCGAATCGGTCGACCACCGCGAGGGCGCGGAGGCGTTCATGGAGGGACGAGCGCCCGAGTTCGAAGGACGATAG